From Candidatus Margulisiibacteriota bacterium:
TTAAGCAGCTAAGGTTAAACATGTGGTTAAAGCAGAATATTAAATGGATGCCCATGGAGAAGTGGGATTTGTGTAATTTCCCGGTTGATCCGGAAGAGCTGAAAGGAAGGGCCTGCTATGCAGGACTTGATTTATCCTCTACTACCGATATCACCGCCTTTGTGCTGGTATTTCCACCAGAGGAGGAGGGGGACAAATACTATGTGCTTCCTTACTTTTGGATACCGGAAGAGACTCTTTATCTGCGGGTGAGAAAAGATAGCGTACCATATGACATCTGGTATCAGCAGGGACTGCTAAACTTAACGGAGGGGAATGTGGTTCATTATGGCTTTATTGAAAAGTTCATCGAAAGGCTGGGAGAGAAATATAACATTAGGGAAATTGTCTACGACCGCTGGGGAGCTACCCAGATGAGCCAAAATCTAGAAGGTATGGGCTTTACGGTTGTGCCCTTTGGTCAGGGTTTTAAGGATATGTCACCACCTACCAAAGAAATGATGCGCTTGATTTTAAGCCAGCAAATCGCCCATGGCGGTCATCCGGTGCTTAGATGGATGGCGGATAATATTGTGGTGAGAACCGATCCTGCCGGAAATATCAAAGTTGATAAGGAGAAATCCGTAGAAAAGATTGACGGCATTGTAGCCATGATCATGGGTCTGGCCAGAGCCACAGTAAATCCGCCCGATGATGGGGGATCTATTTATGATAAGAGGGATATGATTATTTTGTGACAGTGGGGTAGAAGAATGGTAGAAGAACTTGATGTCATTGAAGATAAGAAACTGGGATACTGTTTGGGTAATGTCATTAAGTATATTTCACGGGTGGCGAAAAAAGATAAAACAAAAGAAGTCGAAGGTCTCAAAAAAGCCCGGTGGTACTGGACGGAAGAATTCATGAGCTAATTAATTCTGAGTGATATAGTACAACTATTGCCAGCCTTTTGCGAACCATTTTTAAAAAATTTTATTGCGGCTTGTAAAAAATCTTTATTTGGTATATAATAAACTTAACCAATAGGGAAAGTTAACCTTTTGGGAAAGTTGGGTGGTGGTTGCGAAGAGGTGCTAATTGAGTACGATAATAAAACAGTCTTGGAATATTTCAATGATTTTGAGTTGATGAAAAAAGAAATTGGGAGCAACATTGCTAGAGCGGCTAAAAAAAGAGTCAATCAACTAATAGCCTCGCCTAATTTTAGCGTTTATTTAACAACAGGACTTGGCAAACCCCATCCATTGTATGAGGATTTAAAAGGGTATTACGGTATTACAATAACAGGAAATGTCAGATTAATTGTTCAGCCGTATACTGACAGTTTAGAGGCTGCAGCATTGAAAAATTGTGATACTGTTATAATTAAGGGGGTGATGAATTATCATGGCAGAAAAAATGAATGGCTTATCCCGTGAGTTTATTATTCACCCAGGTGAGACATTAAAAGAAATATTAGAAGATCGCAATATGAGTCAACGAGAACTAGCTATTAGAACTGGAGTAAAAGAGGCTCATATAAGCAAATTGGTGAACTGTCTAAAGTCTATTTCTGTATCTTTTGCAAAAAAGCTTGAATATGCTTTTGGCATCGATGCCAGTTTTTGGATAAATTTACAAGCAAACTACGATAAAGAAATGGCTGACTTTGAAGAAATAAATATGATCTCAAAAGAAGAGCTGGAGATTGTACAAAAATTAAAAAATATCACTGATTATATTCAAGAGATAGGACTGTTGAGCCTAGAAACCCAAGAGTCAATGTGGGTAATTAAGTTAAGAAAATTATTGAACGTAAGTAGCTTAACTGTAATACCAGAAATATCTCAAACGGGGGCTTATCGTTTAGCTGTAGCAGATAATGTGGACCCGTATATTCTTTTTACTTGGCTTAGAGTCTGTGATTTAATAACATCTAATAAAAAAATTGATCAAGAGCTTGATATAGATAAATTGAGAAGTAAGTTGTCTTTAATTCGAAAGCTTACCTTTGAAGAAGATATTAAATCTATCCATTTAAAACTTAGGGAATGCTTTGCTGAGTGTGGTATTAAATTCGCTATTGTCAAGCATTTCACTGGGGCTCCTGTCCAAGGTGTTATTAAAAAAAACAATGATGAAACCATTAGTTTAATCATGACTGTAAGGCGCAAATTTGCAGATGTCTTTTGGTTTACTCTATTTCACGAGATCGGACACATCCTCAATGGAGATATAGAGGAAAAGCTGATTGATTATGAGTTTGTAAAAAATGAAGTCGAGTATAGAGCTGATGAGTTTGCTGCAAATGCATTGCTTGATTTAGACGAATATAATTCATTTGTAGAATACGGGGATTTTTCATTAATGCAAATCAGCAAGTTTTGTTTAGAGCAAAATATCCCCAGCTATATTTTGATTGGTCGATTACAGAGAGATGGACACCTTGAATATCATCAGTACTCAAGTGAGAAAACCAAGTATGAGTTAGACGAAGCAGAGAAAGTAATGAATTAATTAAAAGGTAT
This genomic window contains:
- a CDS encoding terminase large subunit — translated: KQLRLNMWLKQNIKWMPMEKWDLCNFPVDPEELKGRACYAGLDLSSTTDITAFVLVFPPEEEGDKYYVLPYFWIPEETLYLRVRKDSVPYDIWYQQGLLNLTEGNVVHYGFIEKFIERLGEKYNIREIVYDRWGATQMSQNLEGMGFTVVPFGQGFKDMSPPTKEMMRLILSQQIAHGGHPVLRWMADNIVVRTDPAGNIKVDKEKSVEKIDGIVAMIMGLARATVNPPDDGGSIYDKRDMIIL
- a CDS encoding DUF3310 domain-containing protein, with translation MVEELDVIEDKKLGYCLGNVIKYISRVAKKDKTKEVEGLKKARWYWTEEFMS
- a CDS encoding HigA family addiction module antitoxin is translated as MAEKMNGLSREFIIHPGETLKEILEDRNMSQRELAIRTGVKEAHISKLVNCLKSISVSFAKKLEYAFGIDASFWINLQANYDKEMADFEEINMISKEELEIVQKLKNITDYIQEIGLLSLETQESMWVIKLRKLLNVSSLTVIPEISQTGAYRLAVADNVDPYILFTWLRVCDLITSNKKIDQELDIDKLRSKLSLIRKLTFEEDIKSIHLKLRECFAECGIKFAIVKHFTGAPVQGVIKKNNDETISLIMTVRRKFADVFWFTLFHEIGHILNGDIEEKLIDYEFVKNEVEYRADEFAANALLDLDEYNSFVEYGDFSLMQISKFCLEQNIPSYILIGRLQRDGHLEYHQYSSEKTKYELDEAEKVMN
- a CDS encoding type II toxin-antitoxin system YoeB family toxin, producing the protein MGKLGGGCEEVLIEYDNKTVLEYFNDFELMKKEIGSNIARAAKKRVNQLIASPNFSVYLTTGLGKPHPLYEDLKGYYGITITGNVRLIVQPYTDSLEAAALKNCDTVIIKGVMNYHGRKNEWLIP